In Rhinolophus ferrumequinum isolate MPI-CBG mRhiFer1 chromosome 18, mRhiFer1_v1.p, whole genome shotgun sequence, a genomic segment contains:
- the ICAM5 gene encoding intercellular adhesion molecule 5 isoform X2 — protein MPGLRRALLSLWAALGLGFFGLTAVAQEPFWADLQPRVALVERGGSLWLNCSTNCPRPERGGLETSLRRNGTQRGLRWLARQLVDIREPETQPVCFFRCARRTLQARGLIRTFQRPDRVELVPLPTWQPVGENFTLSCRVPGAGPRGSLTLTLLRGAQELIRRSFAGEPPRARGAVLTATVLARREDHGANFSCRAELDLRPHGLGLFENSSFPRELRTFALSPDLPRLTFPRLLEVGSERLVNCTLDGLFPASEAGVYLALGDQRLNPDITLEGDALMATATATASAEQEGARQLVCIVTLGGESRETRENVTVYSFPAPLLTLSEPSVPEGKMVTITCAAEARALVRLDGVPAAVPGRPVQLQLNTTENDDRRGFFCDATLEVDGETLNKNESAELRVLYAPRLDDSDCPRNWTWPEGPEQTLRCDARGNPAPSVHCARLDGGAVLALGLLGPITRALSGTYRCTATNIQGEAVKDVTLTVEYAPALDSVGCPEHITWLEGTEASLSCVAHGFPLPNVSCVRSGEAQVMEGLLRVAREHAGTYRCEATNTQGSAAKNVAITVEYGPSFEELSCPSNWTWVEGSGRLFSCEVDGKPQPRLECVGSGDTGEGVLLPLAPPEPSPRAPSIPNELAPGIYTCNATNRHGSMVKTVAVSVESPPQMNESTCPSHQTWLEGEAAKLACVAGGRPSPQVRCSREGAPLPQQLRVSRQDAGTYRCLAINPHGTDARMVTVGVEYRPVVAELAASPPGGVRPGGNFTLTCRAEAWPPAQISWRAPPGALNIGLSSNNSTLSVAGALGSHGGEYECAATNTHGRHSRRITVHVAGPWLWVAVGGAAGGAALLAVGAGLAFYVQSTACKKGEYNVQEAESSGEAVCLNGTGGGTGGGAGPEGGTEPADTAEAPAGGEVFAIQLTSA, from the exons ATGCCAGGGCTGCGCCGGGCGCTGCTCAGCCTCTGggctgccctgggcctggggtTCTTCGGCCTCACAG CGGTCGCGCAGGAGCCCTTCTGGGCAGACCTACAGCCCCGCGTGGCGCTTGTGGAGCGCGGGGGATCGCTGTGGCTGAATTGCAGCACCAATTGCCCACGGCCGGAGCGCGGTGGCCTGGAGACCTCGCTACGCCGGAATGGGACCCAGAGGGGTTTGCGTTGGCTGGCGCGGCAGCTGGTAGACATCCGCGAGCCAGAGACCCAGCCGGTCTGCTTCTTCCGCTGCGCGCGGCGCACACTGCAGGCGCGTGGGCTCATTCGCACTTTTC AGCGGCCGGATCGTGTAGAACTGGTGCCGCTGCCTACCTGGCAGCCTGTGGGCGAGAACTTCACCCTGAGCTGTAGGGTCCCCGGTGCTGGGCCTCGTGGGAGCCTCACATTGACCCTCCTGCGGGGCGCGCAGGAGCTGATCCGCCGCAGCTTTGCTGGGGAGCCACCCCGAGCGCGTGGCGCGGTGCTGACAGCCACTGTACTGGCGCGGAGGGAGGACCATGGAGCCAATTTCTCTTGCCGCGCGGAACTGGACCTGCGACCTCACGGCCTGGGGCTGTTTGAAAACAGCTCGTTCCCCAGAGAGCTCCGAACCTTCG CACTGTCTCCAGACCTCCCGCGCCTCACTTTCCCCCGGCTCTTGGAAGTGGGCTCGGAAAGGCTCGTGAACTGCACCCTGGACGGGCTGTTTCCAGCCTCGGAGGCCGGTGTCTACCTGGCGCTGGGGGACCAGAGGCTGAACCCTGATATCACCCTCGAGGGGGACGCGCTCATGGCCACTGCCACAGCCACAGCTAGCGCAGAGCAGGAGGGCGCCAGGCAGCTGGTCTGCATCGTGACCCTGGGGGGCGAGAGCCGCGAGACCCGGGAGAACGTGACTGTCTACA GCTTCCCGGCGCCCCTCCTGACCCTGAGCGAGCCCAGCGTCCCCGAGGGGAAGATGGTGACAATAACTTGTGCTGCGGAGGCCCGAGCTCTGGTCAGACTGGACGGAGTTCCAGCCGCGGTCCCCGGGCGACCCGTCCAGCTTCAGCTAAACACCACGGAGAACGACGACAGACGCGGCTTCTTCTGCGACGCCACCCTCGAGGTGGACGGGGAGACCCTGAACAAGAACGAGAGCGCCGAACTGCGCGTCCTAT ACGCCCCCCGGTTGGACGATTCGGACTGTCCCAGGAACTGGACGTGGCCGGAGGGCCCAGAGCAGACGCTGCGTTGCGATGCCCGCGGAAACCCAGCGCCCTCGGTGCACTGCGCCCGACTGGATGGCGGCGCGGTGCTGGCACTGGGCCTGCTGGGTCCCATTACTCGCGCACTCTCGGGCACTTACCGCTGCACCGCGACCAATATCCAGGGCGAGGCAGTCAAGGACGTGACGTTGACAGTGGAGT ATGCACCAGCACTGGACAGCGTGGGTTGCCCAGAGCACATTACATGGCTGGAAGGAACAGAAGCCTCGCTGAGCTGTGTGGCACACGGGTTCCCACTGCCAAACGTGAGCTGTGTGCGCTCTGGGGAGGCCCAGGTCATGGAGGGTCTGCTGCGTGTGGCCCGGGAGCACGCGGGCACCTACCGCTGTGAAGCCACCAATACTCAAGGCTCTGCGGCCAAAAATGTGGCCATCACGGTGGAAT ATGGCCCCAGTTTTGaggagctgagctgccccagcAATTGGACATGGGTGGAAGGATCTGGACGGCTGTTTTCTTGTGAGGTTGATGGGAAGCCACAGCCAAGACTGGAATGCGTCGGTTCTGGGGACACCGGTGAAGGGGTGCTGCTGCCTCTGGCACCCCCAGAACCTAGTCCCAGAGCCCCCAGCATCCCTAATGAACTGGCACCTGGTATCTACACCTGCAACGCCACCAACCGGCATGGCTCCATGGTCAAGACAGTGGCTGTTAGCGTGGAGT CGCCACCACAAATGAATGAGTCCACCTGCCCAAGTCACCAGACGTGGCTGGAAGGGGAGGCTGCCAAGTTGGCCTGCGTCGCTGGAGGTCGCCCCTCCCCACAAGTGCGATGCTCCAGGGAGGGCGCTCCCCTGCCTCAGCAGCTGCGGGTGTCCAGACAGGATGCGGGCACCTACCGCTGCTTGGCCATCAACCCGCATGGCACGGACGCCCGGATGGTCACCGTGGGTGTGGAAT aCCGGCCTGTGGTGGCCGAACTGGCCGCATCGCCTCCAGGAGGCGTGCGGCCAGGCGGGAACTTCACGTTGACTTGCCGCGCAGAGGCCTGGCCCCCGGCCCAGATCAGCTGGCGCGCCCCACCAGGGGCGCTCAACATCGGCCTGTCGAGCAACAACAGCACGCTGAGCGTGGCGGGCGCCCTGGGTAGCCATGGCGGCGAGTATGAGTGCGCAGCCACCAACACGCATGGGCGCCACTCGAGGCGCATCACCGTGCATGTGGCTG GTCCGTGGCTGTGGGTCGCTGTGGGCGGAGCAGCGGGGGGCGCGGCACTGTTGGCCGTGGGGGCCGGCTTGGCCTTCTACGTGCAGTCCACCGCCTGCAAGAAGGGCGAATACAAC
- the ICAM5 gene encoding intercellular adhesion molecule 5 isoform X1 — translation MSPAPRPLFVFFTRVWSPPLSLIQPHLPFALASTSVSPSPAVAQEPFWADLQPRVALVERGGSLWLNCSTNCPRPERGGLETSLRRNGTQRGLRWLARQLVDIREPETQPVCFFRCARRTLQARGLIRTFQRPDRVELVPLPTWQPVGENFTLSCRVPGAGPRGSLTLTLLRGAQELIRRSFAGEPPRARGAVLTATVLARREDHGANFSCRAELDLRPHGLGLFENSSFPRELRTFALSPDLPRLTFPRLLEVGSERLVNCTLDGLFPASEAGVYLALGDQRLNPDITLEGDALMATATATASAEQEGARQLVCIVTLGGESRETRENVTVYSFPAPLLTLSEPSVPEGKMVTITCAAEARALVRLDGVPAAVPGRPVQLQLNTTENDDRRGFFCDATLEVDGETLNKNESAELRVLYAPRLDDSDCPRNWTWPEGPEQTLRCDARGNPAPSVHCARLDGGAVLALGLLGPITRALSGTYRCTATNIQGEAVKDVTLTVEYAPALDSVGCPEHITWLEGTEASLSCVAHGFPLPNVSCVRSGEAQVMEGLLRVAREHAGTYRCEATNTQGSAAKNVAITVEYGPSFEELSCPSNWTWVEGSGRLFSCEVDGKPQPRLECVGSGDTGEGVLLPLAPPEPSPRAPSIPNELAPGIYTCNATNRHGSMVKTVAVSVESPPQMNESTCPSHQTWLEGEAAKLACVAGGRPSPQVRCSREGAPLPQQLRVSRQDAGTYRCLAINPHGTDARMVTVGVEYRPVVAELAASPPGGVRPGGNFTLTCRAEAWPPAQISWRAPPGALNIGLSSNNSTLSVAGALGSHGGEYECAATNTHGRHSRRITVHVAGPWLWVAVGGAAGGAALLAVGAGLAFYVQSTACKKGEYNVQEAESSGEAVCLNGTGGGTGGGAGPEGGTEPADTAEAPAGGEVFAIQLTSA, via the exons ATGAGTCCAGCCCCGCGTCCTCTTTTCGTGTTCTTCACCCGGGTTTGGAGTCCTCCCTTATCCTTGATTCAGCCTCATCTCCCCTTTGCCCTGGCCTCAACCTCAGTCTCCCCCTCTCCCG CGGTCGCGCAGGAGCCCTTCTGGGCAGACCTACAGCCCCGCGTGGCGCTTGTGGAGCGCGGGGGATCGCTGTGGCTGAATTGCAGCACCAATTGCCCACGGCCGGAGCGCGGTGGCCTGGAGACCTCGCTACGCCGGAATGGGACCCAGAGGGGTTTGCGTTGGCTGGCGCGGCAGCTGGTAGACATCCGCGAGCCAGAGACCCAGCCGGTCTGCTTCTTCCGCTGCGCGCGGCGCACACTGCAGGCGCGTGGGCTCATTCGCACTTTTC AGCGGCCGGATCGTGTAGAACTGGTGCCGCTGCCTACCTGGCAGCCTGTGGGCGAGAACTTCACCCTGAGCTGTAGGGTCCCCGGTGCTGGGCCTCGTGGGAGCCTCACATTGACCCTCCTGCGGGGCGCGCAGGAGCTGATCCGCCGCAGCTTTGCTGGGGAGCCACCCCGAGCGCGTGGCGCGGTGCTGACAGCCACTGTACTGGCGCGGAGGGAGGACCATGGAGCCAATTTCTCTTGCCGCGCGGAACTGGACCTGCGACCTCACGGCCTGGGGCTGTTTGAAAACAGCTCGTTCCCCAGAGAGCTCCGAACCTTCG CACTGTCTCCAGACCTCCCGCGCCTCACTTTCCCCCGGCTCTTGGAAGTGGGCTCGGAAAGGCTCGTGAACTGCACCCTGGACGGGCTGTTTCCAGCCTCGGAGGCCGGTGTCTACCTGGCGCTGGGGGACCAGAGGCTGAACCCTGATATCACCCTCGAGGGGGACGCGCTCATGGCCACTGCCACAGCCACAGCTAGCGCAGAGCAGGAGGGCGCCAGGCAGCTGGTCTGCATCGTGACCCTGGGGGGCGAGAGCCGCGAGACCCGGGAGAACGTGACTGTCTACA GCTTCCCGGCGCCCCTCCTGACCCTGAGCGAGCCCAGCGTCCCCGAGGGGAAGATGGTGACAATAACTTGTGCTGCGGAGGCCCGAGCTCTGGTCAGACTGGACGGAGTTCCAGCCGCGGTCCCCGGGCGACCCGTCCAGCTTCAGCTAAACACCACGGAGAACGACGACAGACGCGGCTTCTTCTGCGACGCCACCCTCGAGGTGGACGGGGAGACCCTGAACAAGAACGAGAGCGCCGAACTGCGCGTCCTAT ACGCCCCCCGGTTGGACGATTCGGACTGTCCCAGGAACTGGACGTGGCCGGAGGGCCCAGAGCAGACGCTGCGTTGCGATGCCCGCGGAAACCCAGCGCCCTCGGTGCACTGCGCCCGACTGGATGGCGGCGCGGTGCTGGCACTGGGCCTGCTGGGTCCCATTACTCGCGCACTCTCGGGCACTTACCGCTGCACCGCGACCAATATCCAGGGCGAGGCAGTCAAGGACGTGACGTTGACAGTGGAGT ATGCACCAGCACTGGACAGCGTGGGTTGCCCAGAGCACATTACATGGCTGGAAGGAACAGAAGCCTCGCTGAGCTGTGTGGCACACGGGTTCCCACTGCCAAACGTGAGCTGTGTGCGCTCTGGGGAGGCCCAGGTCATGGAGGGTCTGCTGCGTGTGGCCCGGGAGCACGCGGGCACCTACCGCTGTGAAGCCACCAATACTCAAGGCTCTGCGGCCAAAAATGTGGCCATCACGGTGGAAT ATGGCCCCAGTTTTGaggagctgagctgccccagcAATTGGACATGGGTGGAAGGATCTGGACGGCTGTTTTCTTGTGAGGTTGATGGGAAGCCACAGCCAAGACTGGAATGCGTCGGTTCTGGGGACACCGGTGAAGGGGTGCTGCTGCCTCTGGCACCCCCAGAACCTAGTCCCAGAGCCCCCAGCATCCCTAATGAACTGGCACCTGGTATCTACACCTGCAACGCCACCAACCGGCATGGCTCCATGGTCAAGACAGTGGCTGTTAGCGTGGAGT CGCCACCACAAATGAATGAGTCCACCTGCCCAAGTCACCAGACGTGGCTGGAAGGGGAGGCTGCCAAGTTGGCCTGCGTCGCTGGAGGTCGCCCCTCCCCACAAGTGCGATGCTCCAGGGAGGGCGCTCCCCTGCCTCAGCAGCTGCGGGTGTCCAGACAGGATGCGGGCACCTACCGCTGCTTGGCCATCAACCCGCATGGCACGGACGCCCGGATGGTCACCGTGGGTGTGGAAT aCCGGCCTGTGGTGGCCGAACTGGCCGCATCGCCTCCAGGAGGCGTGCGGCCAGGCGGGAACTTCACGTTGACTTGCCGCGCAGAGGCCTGGCCCCCGGCCCAGATCAGCTGGCGCGCCCCACCAGGGGCGCTCAACATCGGCCTGTCGAGCAACAACAGCACGCTGAGCGTGGCGGGCGCCCTGGGTAGCCATGGCGGCGAGTATGAGTGCGCAGCCACCAACACGCATGGGCGCCACTCGAGGCGCATCACCGTGCATGTGGCTG GTCCGTGGCTGTGGGTCGCTGTGGGCGGAGCAGCGGGGGGCGCGGCACTGTTGGCCGTGGGGGCCGGCTTGGCCTTCTACGTGCAGTCCACCGCCTGCAAGAAGGGCGAATACAAC